The proteins below are encoded in one region of Flavobacterium nackdongense:
- a CDS encoding GH36-type glycosyl hydrolase domain-containing protein codes for MKYGHFDDDSREYVITNPKTPYPWINYLGNEDFFSLTSNTGGGYTFYKDAKFRRLTRYRYNNVPVDDGGKYFYIKDGDTLWSPGWKPVKTELDSYECRHGMSYTKFKSSKNGVQAEVLQFIPLGFWGEIQKLSLSNSSTETKTLQLFSFIEWALWNAEDDMTNFQRNFSTGEVEVEDSVIYHKTEFKERRNHYAFYSVNEAIKGFDTDRESFIGLYNGFDTPEVVTGGKPKNTIAHGWSPIASHYIEVELKPGESKDYIFMLGYVEVDADNKWESKSVINKKPAKSMIDKYNTVEKVEAAFDALKEYWDNLLGTINIKSGDDRLDRMVNIWNQYQCMVTFNMSRSASFFESGIGRGMGFRDSNQDLIGFVHQIPERARERIIDIASTQFEDGSCYHQYQPLTKKGNAAIGGDFNDDPLWLILSTTEYIKETGDFSLLDELVPFDNDASKAKTHFEHLKISFYHVVNNLGPHQLPLIGRADWNDCLNLNCFSNDPNESFQTTGNKKGETAESLMIAGLFVVYGKEFVKLCRQLGKDNEAVEAENHVNTMIEAVKNHGWDGDWYLRAYDYYGKKIGSNENEEGKIFIESQGWCSMAEIGKEEGLVEKSLNSVKEHLDCEYGIVLNSPAFTKYYIEYGEISTYPAGYKENGGIFCHNNPWIMIGETMIGRGDAAYDYYTKIAPSYLEDISELHKVEPYVYCQMIAGKEAFKPGEAKNSWLSGTASWNFYAITQYILGVKPDYNGISINPCIPAKWDGFKMTRKFRGATYTIEVQNPKHISKGVEKIVVNGTTLNATIVPILEKNKTHEIVVIMG; via the coding sequence ATGAAATACGGACATTTTGATGATGATTCGAGAGAATATGTAATCACCAACCCAAAAACGCCTTACCCTTGGATTAATTACCTAGGAAATGAAGATTTTTTCTCACTAACCTCCAATACTGGCGGCGGATATACTTTTTATAAGGATGCCAAATTCCGACGATTAACTCGCTATCGCTACAACAATGTTCCGGTAGATGATGGAGGAAAGTATTTTTATATCAAGGACGGGGACACTCTTTGGTCTCCAGGCTGGAAACCAGTAAAAACCGAATTGGATAGCTACGAATGCCGTCACGGAATGAGTTACACTAAATTCAAAAGTTCTAAAAACGGAGTACAAGCCGAAGTTTTACAGTTTATCCCTTTAGGATTTTGGGGCGAAATTCAGAAATTGAGCCTTAGCAATTCCTCTACTGAAACTAAAACACTACAATTATTTTCTTTCATAGAATGGGCGCTTTGGAATGCAGAAGATGATATGACCAATTTTCAAAGGAATTTCAGCACCGGCGAAGTCGAAGTTGAAGATTCGGTCATTTACCACAAAACCGAATTCAAAGAACGCCGCAACCATTACGCCTTTTATTCGGTGAACGAGGCAATTAAAGGATTTGATACCGATAGAGAATCATTTATAGGTTTGTACAACGGATTCGATACTCCTGAGGTCGTTACCGGCGGTAAACCTAAAAATACCATTGCGCACGGTTGGTCGCCCATCGCTTCTCATTATATTGAAGTAGAATTGAAGCCTGGCGAAAGCAAAGATTATATTTTTATGCTGGGTTATGTTGAAGTGGATGCGGATAATAAATGGGAAAGCAAATCCGTCATCAACAAAAAACCGGCAAAATCGATGATTGACAAGTACAATACTGTCGAAAAAGTAGAAGCCGCTTTTGATGCATTAAAAGAATATTGGGACAACTTATTGGGCACAATAAATATAAAATCGGGTGATGACAGGCTAGATAGAATGGTCAACATCTGGAATCAATACCAATGTATGGTTACCTTTAATATGTCGCGTTCTGCTTCATTTTTCGAATCGGGAATTGGTCGCGGCATGGGCTTCAGAGATTCGAATCAAGATTTAATTGGTTTTGTGCATCAAATTCCCGAGAGAGCGAGAGAGCGAATCATTGACATTGCTTCGACACAATTTGAAGATGGTTCTTGCTATCACCAATACCAACCTTTAACCAAAAAAGGAAATGCCGCAATCGGGGGCGATTTCAATGATGATCCCCTTTGGTTAATCCTTTCCACAACTGAATACATAAAGGAAACAGGCGATTTTTCTTTGCTTGACGAATTAGTGCCTTTCGATAATGATGCTTCGAAAGCCAAAACTCATTTTGAACATTTGAAAATTTCGTTTTACCATGTTGTCAATAATTTAGGACCACATCAATTACCGTTGATAGGTCGAGCCGATTGGAACGATTGTTTGAACTTGAATTGTTTTTCGAATGATCCGAATGAATCTTTTCAAACCACAGGAAACAAAAAAGGCGAAACAGCCGAATCACTTATGATTGCTGGCTTGTTCGTAGTTTACGGAAAAGAGTTTGTGAAATTATGCCGTCAATTAGGAAAAGATAACGAAGCAGTAGAAGCCGAAAATCATGTGAATACTATGATTGAAGCCGTGAAAAATCACGGTTGGGATGGCGATTGGTATTTGAGAGCCTATGATTATTATGGCAAAAAAATTGGTTCCAACGAAAATGAAGAAGGAAAGATTTTTATTGAATCGCAAGGTTGGTGTTCGATGGCTGAAATTGGCAAAGAAGAAGGCTTGGTCGAAAAATCTTTAAATTCAGTTAAAGAACATTTGGATTGCGAATACGGAATCGTTTTGAATAGTCCTGCGTTTACAAAATACTATATCGAATATGGCGAAATATCAACTTATCCGGCGGGTTACAAAGAAAATGGCGGCATTTTTTGTCATAACAATCCTTGGATCATGATTGGCGAAACTATGATAGGACGTGGCGACGCAGCTTATGATTATTATACTAAAATAGCTCCAAGCTATTTGGAGGATATTTCAGAATTGCACAAAGTAGAACCTTATGTATATTGCCAGATGATTGCGGGAAAAGAAGCCTTTAAACCGGGAGAAGCCAAAAATTCGTGGCTTTCGGGAACTGCTTCTTGGAATTTTTATGCCATAACCCAATATATTTTAGGAGTAAAACCCGATTACAACGGTATTTCAATCAATCCTTGTATTCCAGCAAAATGGGACGGCTTCAAAATGACAAGAAAATTTAGAGGCGCCACGTATACAATTGAAGTACAAAACCCGAAACACATCAGCAAAGGGGTCGAAAAAATAGTAGTCAATGGCACTACTTTAAACGCTACGATAGTTCCTATTTTAGAGAAAAATAAGACCCATGAAATTGTAGTTATTATGGGATAA
- a CDS encoding porin family protein, giving the protein MRVALGFFLFILILPVFSQEKTNLEDAPKIKIDSLYREDQFYFSFALNTLQNKPAGLSQDKFSAGFSTGFLRDFPINKNRTISIAPGIGLAYNNYNQNLKISESNQISVYSIIESEVDFDRNRFSQLLVEMPIEFRWRTSTYESHKFWRVYAGFKVGYLLYDKSIFKDASDKFVVDNNEDFNKFQYGTYIAAGYNSINIFAYYGLNALFQNAKTATETIDMNALNVGIMFYIL; this is encoded by the coding sequence ATGAGAGTAGCACTTGGCTTTTTCCTTTTTATACTAATTCTTCCCGTTTTTTCGCAAGAGAAGACCAATTTGGAGGATGCACCGAAAATAAAAATCGATTCGTTGTATAGGGAAGATCAGTTTTATTTTAGTTTTGCCTTAAATACACTGCAAAACAAACCTGCAGGACTTAGTCAGGATAAATTTTCAGCGGGTTTTTCAACGGGCTTTCTTCGGGATTTTCCCATAAATAAAAATCGAACAATTTCCATCGCACCCGGAATAGGTTTGGCTTACAATAATTATAATCAAAATCTTAAAATTTCAGAATCGAATCAAATTTCCGTTTACTCGATCATCGAATCGGAGGTGGATTTTGACAGAAACCGATTTTCGCAGCTCTTGGTCGAAATGCCTATCGAGTTTAGATGGAGGACGTCAACCTACGAAAGTCATAAATTTTGGAGAGTTTATGCGGGTTTTAAAGTGGGCTATTTGCTGTATGACAAATCGATTTTTAAGGATGCTAGTGATAAATTTGTAGTAGATAATAACGAAGATTTTAACAAATTTCAGTACGGCACCTATATTGCGGCGGGCTATAATTCGATCAATATTTTTGCGTATTATGGTCTGAATGCGTTGTTTCAAAACGCTAAAACTGCAACGGAAACTATCGATATGAATGCGTTGAATGTCGGCATTATGTTTTATATTTTATAG